TATTGGCCATATTATTACGTCCATCACCAACGTAGACAAGTGTCACATCATCAAGCGTACCGAAGTTTTCTTTGATTGTCATATAATCAGCAATCATTTGAGTAGGATGCCATTCATCTGTTAGACCATTCCACACTGGGACACCAGAATATTTTGCTAAGTCCTCCACCACTTGTTGACTGAACCCTCTAAATTCGATTCCGTCAAACATACTACCTAACACTTTAGCGGTATCTTCTACCGATTCTTTTTTACCTAATTGAATATCATTCTTTCCAAGAAATTCTGGATGAGCACCTAAATCGATCGAAGCCGTGGTAAAAGCCGAACGTGTCCGAGTCGATGTTTTTTCAAAAAGTAACGCTATATTCTTACCTTCAAGATAATGATGAGGAATCCCTTGTTTTTTCATTTTTTTTAAGTGGATAGAAAAATCGATCAAGTAATTTAATTCCTCTTTAGTAAAATCCTTTTCTGCTAATAAGCTACGTCCTTGAAATACTGAATCTGTCATTTTTTTTCCTCCTTGAATTTAATTGGATAATTCTATAGGTCCGTTCGATCAAATGGCATACTCATACACCGAGGGCCGCCACGGCCACGAACAAGTTCACTACCGGGAATATAATTTAATTTGACTCCTGCTTCTTCTAGTTTTTGATTGGTGATTGTATTTCGGTCGTACACAATGACTTCACCTGGTGCAATCGCCAAAGTATTTGAGCCATCATTCCACTGTTCACGAGCCGCTGCGGTTGGATTTCCTCCGCCACAACGAATCAACGCAACATGGTCTAATTCTAAATATTTACACAAAATGTGTTCCAGCGTGTCTGTTTCTTGTGAAATTTCTAAACCATCTGTTCCTTTAGAAATCGAATAAATTGTTAAATTCCCTTCAATTTCTGGATGAATCGTAAATTTGTCATAATCAACCATTGTAAAGACTGTATCAAGGTGCATGAATTTTCTTTGCTCTCCGATATCAAACGCTAGCACTCGTTCAAAGCCTAAATTCTTATCAAAGATATTTCTGGCTAGCTTTTCAATAGAAGCAACATCTGTCCTTTGTGAAATTCCCACAGCAATTAATTCTTTCGAGAGAATCAATTCATCACCACCTTCGATCCGAGTATTTTCATCTCGGTTATAAACCATTGGCACCTGCGCATTTTTAAACATTGGATGATGAGCAAAAATGTATTTTCCATACAGCGTTTCTCTTCTCCTAGTCACAGAATACATCCGATTTAACGATACACCATGACCGATCGTAGCAAATGGATCTCGCGTAAAATACAGATTTGGCATTGGGTCAATGATAAATGGGTAGTGAGAATCTGCTAAATCTGATAAACTAGTTCGTTCCAAAGATGGTAGCTCAGACTTTTGCAGACCTGCCATCGTCTTATCAATCAATTTTCTACCATCGGACATGGACATAAGATGCTCAAGTATCAGTCCTTTTGTTCGTTCTTCTTTGATGTCAGCTTCATTTAAATATTCTGTAATAAATCGCTCTTTGATCGATGCATCCGTTAATGCCTCAGCTGCTAAATCTTCTAGATATAGTACCTCTACTCCTTTCAATCTCAGTGTTTCCGCAAAAAAATCATGTTCTTTTTGGGCTTGTTCCAAAAATGGGATGTCATCAAAAAGAAGTGATTCCAGGTAGTCTGGCATCAGATTCTCTAATTCCTTTCCTGGCCTGTGCAACATCACGGTGTTCAGTTTTCCAATTTCAGAAAAAACGTTAATTGGATTCTTCATCAAAATACCTCCTTCTTTTGGTTCGTCCCTAGATTAACAAAATAAGAGCGCTTTCTTCTTAGAGATTTTCGAATTCAAAATTCTAAGATGACCACATTATGCAAAAATGATGTATATTCTTTCATACACTCAAATAAATGTGTAAAAATGAACAAGAGAAATTTATACTTATCCTTTATTTTTAAGAATATACACACTTTTTATTTAAAAAAATTGCTTGGGTTCTAATGGACAATGATTATCACTAATTTATTGTCTTTTGAAGTGGACACATTATGAATTTCACGTTCCCTATTAGGATAGATCAGTCTACTACAAAAGTTAGATTCATTTAGCATTAAGTAAAAATAGTACAATTACTTCTAATCCTTTATTGTTATGACTCTTAGTTTAGATTGATACACTTTCCAACAAATGAGATCTTTGTTCTACTAGTGAACACAAAAACCATCCGTCATCTGAAATTCAGGAGGATGGTTTTGTGCTAGCTCTATACTTTTTGATAAGGTTCTACTATCATCGAAATACATTCTAAAGCAAACCTTTATTGTGAATCAATTTTCTCAACAAGTAGCACTTGCGGAATTGATATTTTTTACTTTTTATGTGTTCCACTCTTTTCCAAAATAGTCTACTCTTTCTACTCGGTACAGCTTCTCTTTTTGAATTGAAATGGTTAGATTAATTTCTCGTTCTTGTATAGTTTGAGTTACTGGATCAATCATTTTTACTACGACATAAGCCAATACTCGTGAGCCGTCGTCATAAATATCACACGCGGTAAGTCCGTTGAACCTCCGTACTTTACCCAATACTTTAGGCTCTTTCATCATACGCCGCATCTCTTCTACTGCTGTATCAGAGCAGTATTTGGGAAGGAAAGTTTCTTCAAGCCAGTCTTTATATGGCTTTGCTTCTATTTCAGGTAACATTGTCAAACCTTCTTATTTACTCTTTCTTGATTCCTCGATTGCTTATTGAAGATAAAAATATCGGCAATTGTATTTACTATTTTCACTTTTAGATGTTTCCTTTCTTTTTTAGTCGATAATGGCCTCTTTGTGTTTTTTGCGCCAAACTCTGAGCGCATTTTCATTTGACTTATATCTGGTGGCAATTTCGCGTAAATAGAGGCCTTGGGTTCTTAATTCATTGTAGTGAGCCACAGTTAATTTATTAATATTAGCAACAGCAGCTGCTTCTGCACTATACAATTGCTTTCCCACATCTCTAATTGTCTTTGCCATTTCCGTTTCGCCTTTTCGAAACCAATCACTATCTTGATTAAGCAAAGCTAGCAATTGCTTTCGTAATCGTTTTGCTTCTTCTCTTTCTTGAATCATTTTGTTCACCACCTGCAGCTCGTTTTGGTTCGACTACTGTTGTATCCAATACAAGTTCTAGATAGCCCTCATTTTTTATAGATAGTTTAATCTAAATTCCCAAACATAAGGTTTACTCAATCTTCCTTTTTCTATAAATGACGTAAGCAGTGATCAGTAAGCTAACTATTCCCATTCCTATTAAATACTTACTTCCATTTTCGCCAGCTCTAGGTAAATGTGTAACTTTTTTTATATTATTGTTAATTGGCACAGGATCATTGGGTACTTTGGTTGCCGCGGGTGGAGTTGGTGGAGTATTTAGATCATCTGTTTCTGCTACGTTTGCGATGGTTTGCCCTTTGGCAGCTTCTATCGCTTTCACTGTAAACTTAATTTCAACTGTGCCACCTGCTTCGATGGTCTGCGTAACATTTAATACATTGTCTTTCCAAATTGTTTCATCGGCTACTTTTTCTCCATTGATGGTCGTTGTGCCACTAACCAAGCTGACATATTCCACCGGAATCTTATCTGTGATGGTGCCATTTTCCCAATCGCCATTTCCGCTATTTTTCGCTGTGATCGTGTAAGTGATCTCTTCTCCTACTTTAGCGTTGGCTTTATCGGCTGTTTTGGTTAATGATACATCTGGTACTTTTGTTTCTACGGGTGGCGTTGGCGGAATAGTTGGATCATCTGTTTCTGCCACGTTCGCAATGGTTTGACCCTTCGCATCTTTTGTCACTTTCATAGTGAATTTAATTTCAACTTGTCCATCGGCTTCGACAGTCTGCGTAACATTTAATACATTGTCTTTCCAAATTGTTTCATCGGCTACTTTTTCTTCATTGATGGTTGTTGTACCACTAACCAAGCTGACATATTCCGCCGGAATTTTATCCGTAATTGTGCCATTCCAACTACCTTCACCACTATTTTTTGCCGTAATCGTGTAAGTAAGTTCATCTCCAACTTTGGCAATGGTTTTATCAACTGATTTCGCAATATCTAGTTTTGGTAGAAGTTTTCTATAAAAATAGGTTACTTCTTGAGCAGTTTGCGTAAAGATACCGTCTGTTTTTTTATCTACTGTTACAAACTCATATTGGTCAATATCTTTTTGTTCGCTTTTCCAAGAATCTCCTAATTTACCCGTTAACAACTCTGAATCTGATATCTCTTCATTTGTATCAATGTCCTTATAGAAAACATTAACAGGTGCCACGGGTAATTTATTAAAAGAAACTAAGTTATTCTCTGTAACATCACCAGTAGATCCCGTAAATCCAAAACGAACTAAGTTTCCTCCAAAGGTGTCATTTATATCTTTCACAGAATATATCAATTCTGGAAAAGTATCTAATTTAAACGAAAATGTTTTTGTTTTTGAATCCCACTTAATATTTAAACTTTGCCATTTATCTTTATTAACAGGATTACTACTAGTTCCGTAAATCACATTATTATGTTTAACCCGTCCAGCATCCAATCCATAATCATCATTATTATTCCATAAATTAGCAGAAATATCTCTATTAGTTTCAACTACAGCTAAATGTCCATCATATTTATTTTGATGTGTATTATTTTTTCCATTCTCATAGACATTAGTATTTATCTCAGATTCTCGACCGTTATACCACGTATCTAGTTCAAAAGAGAGTGCATTTTTTATACTTGGATTTTCTCCAGGTCTTCCTCCGTAAACTCCTAGACCCCATCCTGGAGAACCGTAAGCAGTAGTTCCTCTTGGATCATTCTGTAACACAAAGGCCATTCCATCGGCATTTTTCCCGTTTTTATTATTTAAATATACATACCCTTCAAACGAAAAATCTTCATTTAAATCAATAACATTCTTTGCCCACATTACACCAAATTTACTCTGCTCGTTAGGTGTAATAGTAACCGATTGAGGATAATCTTGATTAGGAAATGCTGCGTTACTACTATTTCCTAAATTGGGTACTTCAAAATAATCTAGCACATTCATATTAGATGCAGGCGGTGCAGGAATATTATTGTCTAAATTCGCTCTGCTTTCCACTGATCTTTTTGCTCTAGTACTACCTTGTTCTTGTGAAGTGTTTTGTTCAGCAGCAGAGTCACCGTCCTCTTTCTCGGAGGAACTAGTTTGTACTTGTGGGTCATCCAAGACCTCGTTACTTGAGTTAATTGTTTCTTCTGATTCAATTGAATCACTATCAGTAGCCTCTAATATAGGAGAAACTTGCACTTCTACTTTTTCAGAATGTACTAAACCAACTTCCCCTCTATTTGCTTGAGCATACAATTTATTTACGGAAGTATCCTTTTTGATTGCTTTTAGCATAAATGTGACAACTTTTATATCATTACTTTTTAAAAAATCAACATGTAAAATACGGCTTTGATTATCATAGTTTATTGTCATTCCTACATTATTTTCGGACTCTTTATTTATATATTCTACATTTTCAGGAAGAATAATTTCTACTGACACATCTTCTACATTCGAGTCAACCAGAGATATTATCGCCTCTTCCCCTTCTTCTAAGTTTAAGGCTTCAAGCTTTTCGTTGTCTTTTTTTAAATATAATTCTTCTGCAGCATTCCCATTATTATTTAAAGATAGTGTTTCAGCGAATGCGGTTATACCTCCAATATTCTGACCAACTACCATAAATATTGTTAAAATTGTTGTTATACATTTTCTCATATTATTCATTCTAGACTCTCCCTAATTTACATTTCAGCAATGCGTCTATCACTCTTCCGCCAATTCATATTATGTAGAAATCAACTTCCGACCTTTTTGCTTACTTTGTTAAATTTTTCCCGTATAATCTTTATATTTCGGTTATTCTTTAGCGTTCACAACATTACTTGTGTTACAAAGTCATGCCTCCATATCATTCTACTTACAAATAAGTGGTGTTGATCGTTCACTGTAAAGATAGGAATCATTGATATTAATAGTTGTTAGAAGACCTTTGATTATTTTTTTAATTTTGTAATACAATCAGAATAAATAGCTATTTATTCATAAAAATAGTATCATGGTTGCATTCCATTTAATCGTCACATTCAGTTAATCACTTTTACCTTCTCTGATATAAAAAAGAGATTCCCATAATCAAGTACCAATATTGCTCTTTCAAAAATCAGGATTAAAATATTGCCTTAACAATGTCACAATCTATGGAAACCTCATTTATGCGAAGATGAAGGTGTTTTGTAGTGAACTATGTATGTAGATGATAAAGGTACAATTAAAGGGGAAACTTTGCTAGGCAATATAAAGAGTGCAAATGAATTAGCATGTTGAAAAATAATTAAAGGAATCAAGCTTATCTATAGTCTTATCAAGTTTTTCTACCTCATTTAGTCGACAAAAAACTGTTTTGATTAGCCCCTACCCACTGTTTATCCTTAGCATCCGTACTTTGTATAGTGTTAAGTATTCCTACTTAAGCTGAAATAGTCTTACTAGAGCCTGTTTCAGCTTAAAAAGTTCTCATTGTACTCTAAATTGGATCAAGCAGGAATACTACAAATTTTGCTAATTTTTTTGATATGTTTGCAACAGAATTGATCCTAGCATTTCTCCAATGAAAACAGTTGGAGCCATTGTATGACCGTGGATAATGTTCGGCATAACTGAGGCATCAGCTACTCTAAGACCTTCCACTCCTCGTACTCTTAGTTCGGAATCAACAACCACCATCGGATCATCAAGAGAACCCATTCTAGCAGTGCCTACTGGATGATAAACTGTTGTAGCCGTATTTCTTATATACTCTTCAAGTTCTTTATCTGTAACTTCTACACTTGGATAAACAGCTTCGGTATATGTTGACAGTACTTCTGATTGAGTTATCCTCGAAAAGGTTCTAAACGCATGGATAAAATTCTTTATATCTTCATAATTTACTAAATAGCGCGGATCGATAATGGGAGCATCTTGATAGTTAGCAGAAGCTAGAGTCACATTTCCAAGACTTTTTGGGTCTACTAAAAGGATACTGATCGTATAGCCTCCTCTAGATTTGATATCCGAAATAGTTGGAAAATTGGAATTATTATCTCCAACATTAGTAGTATATGCTAGTGTTATTTCAAAAGTTGGCCCCCCATTCGTTCGAATAAGCCCCGCATCTGCACCAGCAAAGTATAGTGCTGGCCCTGTTTTAAATTTTAGCCACTCGTTAATAGCTTCTTCTGATAATGCGTTACTCGAATAAAAGTCTTTACTACTTACTGGGGAAACAACTGAAATCGCTGCTGATAGGTGGTCTTGTAAATGTTCTCCAACACCAGGTACGTCAGCAATAACTGGAATATTAAGTTTCTCTAGTTCTTCTTTAGGACCTATTCCAGAGAGTTTCAAAATTTTTGGAGTATTGTACGCACCCGCTGAAAGAATAATTTCTTTCCTTGCAAATAACTTTTTCAATTCTCCATTTTTTTCATACTCTAGACCAATAGCTCTAGTCCCTTTAAAAAGTATTCGAGAAACTAAAGCATTCGTAAGGATCGTTAAATTATCGCGCTTTCTAATTTCGTCAGAAAGATAATAATCAGCTGGATACGTTCGAATATGGTCAACAAAGTCAGTCTGTACTCTGTCTATTGAATAAGGATTTAAATCATTGTAATCCCCAATATCGGCAAGTTTAGAATCTTCCACACCTTCTAATAACACATCGGCTAAAGTAGTCGGAACAGGAATATCTTCAAGAGTTATTATCCCATCTCGGCCTCTGTATTCAGGAGTTCCTTTTTTTGTATGTTCGATTAGTTTAAATTTCTCTACAGCAGAGTCAAAATTCCAACCTTTAGCCCCTAGTTTTTCCCAATTATCATAATCAGACTTCATTCCTCTCATCCAAAAACCCACATTTATAGCAGTTGAGCCTCCAATGACTTTACCTCTAGGATGATAAATTTCTCTGCTATTCAACCCTTTTTGTTTAATAGTAGAATATTTCCAATCCATATCCGTTCCCCATACACTAGAAAAAGCTCCCTGAGATCTAGATATTTCAGATGTGTTTTCAGAACCAGCTTCAATTATGGCCACTGATATATCAGAAATTTCACTTAGTCTTGAAGCAACAACAGGACCTGCTGCACCTGCACCAACTATAATATAGTCTACCGTGTTAGAAACAATCATCTTAATAGAACCTCCTTGTTATATTCGTTTTAACTATCTGATACTATATTTTTTTATGCATGTGGAATGAAACAATACGCTAACTTTCGAGATACTTCTGTAAACAAATAAGTTTGTACGAAATTAATAGCCGTATCTAATATTGGATATTGAAATCAACTCTTTTAGCTTTTTAGATTGATAGTCTGATAAAGTAACGCCATCATTTCTGATTGCTTTAGAAATATCTAAGTTCATTTGACTTAAAAACATTGGAACAGCAGCACCTCTTTGCTCTAATTTTTTAAGATAATTCTGTAAAACTTTTTTTAGCGATGCGTGACCTAGTTCTTTTTTTAAATCACCTAATATATCATTAATGATGCTTTCTGCTTGTTTGCCTCGTTCGACTCCTCCGGAATACCATTTTAATGTACCCATGAAATTCCCTCCAATGTATATTAATTAATCTATTAAATTAATTGTGCCTTCCTTTATAAAAAAAACTCCATGATGCAACGTAGCACTAATGGGCTTTATCAAACATACAAACCACAAGAAAGCGGATAGCCTGTCGTTTCAAAAGAAAATACCTTGACCCACTGTTTTTCCAAACAAATGACAAATAGCTTTTTGTTATAACCAACATTTTCTTTCAGGTTCTAAAGGATCTGACTTTATTTTTCTTCACTATATGTTTGGGATTTGGATGCTAATTGATTAAACTTTTTGTGTTCTTCAAAAAAATCCCCCACTGACAGTAGCAAACGATCATTATATTTTGCAGACATAAATTGAATTCCTAATGGCAAACCTTTAGAGGTTACATAAGTTGGTAAACTGATGGCTGGCGTACCAGTTAAATTCGCTACTTGAGTAAAAGGCGTATAAGATAATCCTAGAAACCACTGATCATAAACCAACTGTTGTTTTTCCTCTTTAGATAAATTTTCCATATTCCTAATTGCTTCAATGTCTTCAGGTTTCATCATTGAATCACCTACTAAAGGTGCAGTTGATGCGGTAGTAGGTGTCAGAAACAAGGGATACTTTGCTTGGAAGCTAGCTAACTCTGCAGACATCTTTTGAATAGTTTCCCAAGCGTGATTAACATCGGCTTTTGTTAACTCTTGACTCGTTTGGTACAGAGCCCAGGTCGTCAAATCAACATCATCAATGGAAACAGAACGCTTAAGTTGTTGTTTGGCAAGAAACTCAATAATCCCAGCCGAACTTGCACCGATAGTATAGTAGTTTTTCATCAATTCGACACCATTATAAGGCTGATCTACTTCTTCGACTTGAAAGCCCTCTGATCTTAAGAATACAACTGCGTTTTCGACTGCCTCAACAGCTTCGGGTTGAACTGGTGTCCCGACAGGTGATTTTGTAGAATACCCAATTTTTAAGTCAGTCGTAAAATTAATTTGTGGTAGCTCTTTTTTTTGAAAAGTATTGAATAAAGTCTTAGTATCAGCCATCGTTTTCGTTTCAGCAAAATGACTGGTTTGATTCCTTTCGCTAGCTGAATTACCAACCAAAACACCCCGAGAGGGTTTTAGCCCGATAACACCATTCCAAGAAGCTGGGATCCGGATAGAACCTCCCGCATCACTTCCAGATCCAACAGGAGCATAACCCGCCGCAACTCCAGCAGCTGACCCACCAGAAGAACCTCCTGCTTGATACCTCGGGTCCCAAGCACTACCCGTTGGCCCATACAACTTAGAATCCGTAATATTCTTCAAACCTAGCTCTGGGTAATTGGTTTGCCCAATAACAATGAATCCTGCTTCTTGAAAAGCTTTTGTAAATGGACTGGTTGAATGAGAAATGACATCCTTTGAAAACGTTAATCCGTTAGAATTACTTCCTCCCGTAATAGTATGTCCCAAACCTTTTACAAGTAATGGTACTCCTAAAAATGGTTGTCCTCTGTCTTGAAGCTCGGCAGCTTCTTTTAAAGCTTCTTCTTCTCTCAATGTGATCATAGCATTCAACGTAGCATCTTTTTCTTTGATATTTTTAAAGGCAAAATTCACTAACTGTACACTAGTTATCCGTTTGTTTCGAACAGCTTCAGCTAATTCTAAAGCAGAACTGCTTTCATACTCTTCTATTGTGAAATTGCTTGTTACACCTTCATTTACATTAGGGCTTATTGCAATATCAACAATTGTCTTTGGGGACTGAGATGTCTCAATTGCTTCAGCATACCCAAGTGAAAATGGTGCTAAAACAATACTTATAAGTAAAAGTATTCCGCACGATTGGAGTTTATTCCCCATTTTTTTCATCGTTTTCTCCTTTAAATAACTGTTCTGTTGCGAAGTTCTCTTTAATTGGTTTATAGGGAGTACCAGGTTTCATCAGGGTATAAGTATTAGTAATATAGTGTTACACGGCATTCTCAGTTATCGTATAGACGATTGATGGTTCGTCTTTGAATTTAGGTAAATACTTAAATTCATAATTCCAACCATCAATTTCCATTGCTTCTTTTAAATCGACTTGTCGGCCATCTGCTAGAAGGTTCACAATAATTATGTCTGGTCGTTTGCCATCTTGATTATC
The Enterococcus silesiacus DNA segment above includes these coding regions:
- a CDS encoding ornithine carbamoyltransferase, translated to MTDSVFQGRSLLAEKDFTKEELNYLIDFSIHLKKMKKQGIPHHYLEGKNIALLFEKTSTRTRSAFTTASIDLGAHPEFLGKNDIQLGKKESVEDTAKVLGSMFDGIEFRGFSQQVVEDLAKYSGVPVWNGLTDEWHPTQMIADYMTIKENFGTLDDVTLVYVGDGRNNMANSLLVTGAILGVNVRICAPESLFPEASVVAYAKKFAADSGSEIMITDNVEQGVKNANVLYTDVWVSMGEEDKFEERVNALKDYQINMDMIKKTGNAEGKLIVLHCLPAFHDATTEYGQMVKEKFGISEMEITDEVFRSKYGRQFEEAENRMHSIKAIMAATLGNLFIPRV
- a CDS encoding arginine deiminase is translated as MKNPINVFSEIGKLNTVMLHRPGKELENLMPDYLESLLFDDIPFLEQAQKEHDFFAETLRLKGVEVLYLEDLAAEALTDASIKERFITEYLNEADIKEERTKGLILEHLMSMSDGRKLIDKTMAGLQKSELPSLERTSLSDLADSHYPFIIDPMPNLYFTRDPFATIGHGVSLNRMYSVTRRRETLYGKYIFAHHPMFKNAQVPMVYNRDENTRIEGGDELILSKELIAVGISQRTDVASIEKLARNIFDKNLGFERVLAFDIGEQRKFMHLDTVFTMVDYDKFTIHPEIEGNLTIYSISKGTDGLEISQETDTLEHILCKYLELDHVALIRCGGGNPTAAAREQWNDGSNTLAIAPGEVIVYDRNTITNQKLEEAGVKLNYIPGSELVRGRGGPRCMSMPFDRTDL